In the genome of Maribacter forsetii DSM 18668, the window GTTTCCAAAATCTATTTCTTGAAATCCGGCTGCTGCCTCATTCGTAAAATTGAAGACCGAATTGTTATTGATTGGAACGCCGTCAACTATAAACAACGGATTATTGTTAGAGAAAGAAGCTTCACCACGAATGGTAATTTTAGAGGAAGACCCTACTCCGGTAGCACCTTGGTTTATAGTAACACCAGCAAGCTTACCCGAAAGGTTGTCTAGAAAATTGACCGATTTTACCTCTGTAACTCCTTTTGCGTCTAAGCTTTGAACTACATAACCTAATTCTTTTGTTTCTCGTTTTAGACCTAAAGCCGTTAATACCACTTCATCTAAGATTTGGGAAGAATCTCCTAGAACTATATCAATTGTTCGTCTATTATTTATGGTTATTATTTTGGTTTCATACCCTAAAACGGAAAATTCAAGAGCACCGGAAAGATTGGGTACATCAATGATATATATGCCGTTTTCGTTAGTGGTAGTGCCGTTTAGCGTGCCAGACAAAACAATGTTGACATAAGGTATGGTGTTTCCATCGGTATCTTTTACAGTACCGGTAATTGTTTCTTGAGCATTGACCATAGTACATATAAACAAGGTCAACACTAGTAATAAGTGTTTCATATATAGTTTTTCGACTGGTTTTTCATTTATCCAACTATTGGATAAAGGGGGGTCTAGATAAATGAAACTAAAGGCGAGCCCTTGTTATATAGAAAACTATTTAGAAATAGACTAAAGAAGTGCTGGTTAGTGTAGTATAGACTTCTGTTTATTCGTAATAATGCTATTATCACCAATAGCAAGGTAGTTGGCAGGTCTTTTGAGAATGATAAAATAGCTTTTAGATCTTTTTCAGTATCCAGATCCTGTAAAACGGGCAATTTCACCAATGCTGTTGATTCTTCTTGTAGCCACATGGTAATTTTGTGGTACAAGCCAAAGCGTTGCCAAGGTAGGTTTTGAAATTCGCTTATCTCAAAATTTGATTTTTGTAAACCTAAAAGATAAAAACCGCCATCAATAGATGGTCCAATAACAGACTTGCCCTTTGCCAATTGCTTGGCGGTATGTTTAAGTTGTTGTGTTTTTAAGTGCGGAGTATCGTTCCCTATGGTAATAACACTTGTAAAACCCTTTTCAAATACTGAAGCTATGGCATTCGTGAAACGTTCGCCAAAATTGTTGCCAATTTGGTTTTCATCAGAAAAATGAAAAACAGGCAAACCTGTATTTTTTGCTTTACGAAGTGTGGCTGTGGTAAGAATGTTAAACAACTGTTCACCTTGGGCAATACCCTTATTGGCTAAATCTTCCTTAGCGGAATTAGCAAATACCAATATAGCTGTAGCACCTAGTGAATTCAATTCAATTTTCTTTCTCGTTGTTAAACTTACGTAAAAATATAGCAAAGGTTTTCTAAGAATGCATAATTATAAATTTAAAACATACGAAATCTCTTACCTTAGGTCAATATGTCAGTTTTAGACTAGTTGGTTGGTTTTAAACAAATTTAAATTGTGCTACCTTAATATTAAACCCATAAACTCACTGTAAAGTCCGTTTATCTTCCTTTTTTTGACATGGGATCTGACAAAATTTTAAGGTTACAGACTGGTTAGTCTAAAAAAAGCCTTAAAATTTCAATCAGTTTTAATTTTTTTTTAGCATTGGCAGTCCTATGCGTGGCATAGCCTTTGCCAATAAGACATCAGAAGAATCATAAAAATTTAAATACATATGAAATCAAATACAAATACCAGAAGCGCTTGGAAGGTTTACTTCTTCTCGGCAGTTATTGCTCTAGTCGTAAGTTACGGAGTAATTCAATTTAACAAACAAAATGAATCGGATAAGGAAACTAGCGGAGTAACCGTGGTTGAATCTGTACCAGGAGCACAGGCTTTATACACAAAGGATAATGAAGGAAATATTAAGCCTTTAGATTTTACGGAAACTTCTGAAAAAGTTTTAGATGCCGTGGTGCATATTAAATCTACCCAAACGGGATCAACAAGCCAGAGACAAGGAGCGAGAGAATTACCAGACCCTTTTAAAGAATTTTTTGGCGATATGTTTAAAGGGCAATCTCCAAATGGAGGGCAATCAAGACCTAGAGTAGGTACAGGTTCTGGAGTGATTATTAATGATAAAGGATATATCGTTACCAATAATCATGTTATCGATAATGCAGATGAGGTTGAGGTAACTTTATATAACAATCAATCGTATAAAGCCACTGTAATCGGTACAGACCCGACTACAGATTTGGCGTTATTACAGATTAAAGCAGATAATTTAAAAACGATGTCTTTGGTCAATTCAGATGATGTTGAAGTTGGCGAGTGGGTATTGGCAGTTGGTAATCCGTTAGGGTTGAATTCTACGGTTACCGCCGGTATTGTTAGTGCAAAGGCAAGAAGCATTCATATTAATACAGATAAGTTTGCGGTAGAAAGCTTTATACAGACAGATGCCGCTATCAACCCTGGTAACAGTGGTGGTGCTTTGGTAAATCTTGATGGTAATTTGGTAGGAATTAACACAGCCATTGCTAGCACAACCGGTACTTATACCGGATACGGATTTGCGGTGCCTAGTAACATCGTTACCAAAGTGGTTGAAGATTTACTGAAATTCGGTAACGTACAACGTGGCATGTTGGGGGTTTCTATTAGAACTATGGACAGTAACTTGGCAAAAGAAAAAGATGTTGACTTTACCAAAGGTGTTTGGGTAGAGCAAGTAGGTGAAGATAGTGGTGCTGATTTGGCAGGTATGGAATCTGGCGATATTATAGTTAGTGTAAACGGTAAAGAAACAGCTACGTCACCAAGACTTCAAGAAATTATAGCAGGTAAAAGACCTGGTGATAAGGTTGCTATTATTGTAAATAGAAATGGAAAGGAAAAAGAATTGGAAGTAGAGCTACATAATTCTCAAGGTGGAACAGATTTTATCAAGAAAGAGAAGAAAGAAGTATTTAATCTTTTAGGTGCGGATTTTGAAAATGTAGACAAGCAATTAGCCAAAAAATTAGATATTGATGGTGGGGTACAGGTTTCTAAACTATACCCTGGTAAGATTAAGAGTGAGACGCAAATGAGAGCTGGTTTCATCATTACGCATATTGATGGTAAACGTGTAGATGACATTGATGATGTTGCTGCTATTTTGGAGAACAAAAAAGGCGGAGTAATGTTAGAAGGTGTTTATGAAGATGGCACTAAAAATTATTATGCCTTCGGATTGGATTCATAGTCCGCTATAATGATTAATTTTATGCCAAGCGGATAATAGTATCCGTTTGGCATTTTTTTTGAAATTAATTCTAGATAGATGCAAATAGGTTCTAAGTCCATTGGTTTGGTGCTTTCCGGTGGAGGCATTAGAGGCATGGCACATATAGGTGTTATTAAGGCAATGCAAGAGTTTGGCATTGAGGCTAAAGTGGTATCCGGTAGTAGTATTGGTGCATTAGTGGGTGCATTGTATGCGGCAGACAAACCTGTAGTAGATATGCTTAAGTTTTTTAAGGAAACACCGCTTTTCAAATACAATTACTTTGCTGTTGCTAAACCAGGTTTATTGAATAGCGAGAGTTATATAGCTTCTTTTAAACAGTATTTTCCAGATGATAGTTTTGAGGCCTTGAATAGAGAACTCCACGTAGTCGCTACAAATTTGCAAAAAGGTGAAGAGCTTTTTATCGATAAGGGTGAATTGATAAAGCCTTTATTGGCATCGGCTGCATTACCACCTGTTTTTAGTCCTGTAGAGTATAAGGGAGAATTATATGCCGATGGCGGAATCATGAACAATTTTCCGTCTGAAGCTGTTCTGCCAAAAGTTGATTATGTAATTGGTAGTAATGTATCTGTGGTTTCTCAATTAGAGAAAAAACATTTGAACAATTCATTTCAATTGACAGGCAGAGTAACGGGGTTGATGATTTACGCGATTAACCGCCAAAAAATCAATAATTGTCACCTTGTACTAGAATCTAAAGAACTGGAACATATTGGCTTGCTAGATAGAAGAGGCATTGAAAAAGCCTACGCCATTGGCTATGAAGCTGCTGTTAAAAAGTTTGAGGAGGTATTTACCAAATAGCTGATTACAGCATCGCACTTAAAAGCAAGGTACCCACAATCCAAAGTACTACGGATATAACCCCGCCGATTACTAAAAAGTGTTTGAATTTATATATTCCCATACTGTAGATAAGTGCATTTGTTTGATATCCTAAGGGAGTAAAGAAACTGAAATTTGCCGCAAACATTACACATAGAATAAATGGCTTGGGATCAAGACTTAACCCGCTGGCCAATGAAATTCCAATAGGTGCCATTATAATTGCCGTAGCATTGTTTGATACAACACTACTTAGAATCATGGTGGTTAAAAATAACAATCCGATTATAAATATTGGTTGCTGACCGGCCATTAAGGCTAAAAGTTCTTCCGTGATCCAAGTGTCTGCCTTGGCATTACTCATCGCAATACCTAACGGTATCATACCTGCTAATAAGAATATAATTTGCCAGTTTATCTTTTCATAAATACGATTTAACTCTACGCACTTAAAAAGAAGCATAGCTAAGGTTCCTGTAATTACGCTCGTCATTACTTCAAAAATTCCCGTAGCTGCCATGGCAATGGTGGCAATTAAAATCAGGATGGATAAGTTTCTTTTAAATGGAGTAGAAGGCGTGCGACCTTCATATTGGTTTAATACCGCTAGATTATTGCTGTTTTCAAAGTTAGAAACGTATTCTGGTTTAGTCTGTATTAATAATCGATCCCCAACATGAAGTTTTGTAAACTCATGATTACTTTGGTGTAATCTATTTTGTAGAATACGTAGTTTCTTTCTTTTATTGATACCAAGCGGAATAGCTCTTGGTATCAATATAGTTTTCAACTCGGGCAAATTTCTACCTAAAAAACGAGAACCGGGTAACAGTAGAAGTTCTAATAATAAGTTTTCATCTTTGTCATCTTTTGATTCTTCATCAGCCTTTTTAGAACTTGCTACTTTCTTTATTTGAGTTGTTTTAGTAGAAGTAAAATGGTCTTTTTCTGCTAAATCGACGTCAAAATAACCTTCACCACGCATTTTTTGAAGATTTTCTAAACTACAGTGTAAAAGAATGACATCGTTTGGTTTAATCAGTAAATCATGATTATCAAGATTTTGATCGTAGCCATATCTAGACAAGCGTAACACCGTTATGTCAGCTTCTTTATACATAAAGCTTTCCCCAATTGGTTTCTCAACTAATGGAGAATCTTGTTCAATAGTCAAGGTCAAAAGATAGCGGTCAAGATCATAATTGTCTGAAAGTTCGCCATTGTCTTTTGGTAAAAAACGATAGAAAATGGCTATAATTCCTATAGAAATGATTAAAAAAGTGCCTCCTAGGAACGAAAATTCAAAAAAACCGAGTTTTTCGCCTGTGTACCTAGTAGCTATATTACTGACCAATAAGTTGGTTGAAGTTCCCATAAGGGTACAGCTCCCTCCTAGAATACTTGCGAATGATATAGGTAATAATAATTTTCCTGGTGGTAGTTGATACTTTTCTCGTAGCTCGGCAACTATCTTTATAAACACTATTACTACAGCAGTAGAACTTACAAATGTAGAAATACTACCTGCAATCAGCATAATAGCGACCATGGCCAAGACAACCGGCCAGTTCTTTAAAACCTTTAAACCTTTTGCGAGATAAGAAATGGCTCCATTTTCTTCAAGTCCGATCGCTAAGATCATTAGACATAGAATGGTGATCACGGCTTTGTTAGAAAATCCGCTGACGGCTTCTTCGGGGGAAACCAAGCCTGTCAATAGTAACGCGGCAATAATGCAAAAGGCAATTTTATCCATGGGGAAAACCTCAAAAGCAAACAATATAATGACTGCTGCGATGATGATAAAAACACCAATGATTTCTATAGACATACCTAATGAGAATTGAAAATACTATCAAAGATATTTCAACGCTCCATTAAGGATGACTCAATCGAATTTAGTTTTGACTTGGAGTGGATAATGATTAAAAAAAAGAACGTCATTACAAAAGTAGTGTACTAATCTGTTGAATAGTTGTACCTATTGGTCAGGTTGTTTCGTATCTCGTAATGACGTTTAATGAATTTTAATCCCTAAATGGGCTTACACATCATCAAAATCTACTTTTATAGTAGGTGTGGTTGCATGCGCTTGACAGGTTAAGATAAATCCATCTGCAATTTCTTTATCGGTCAGAATCTGGTTCATAACCATTTCAGCTTTTCCTTCCGTTACCTTGGCAATACAGCTACTACATACTCCGCCTTGGCATGAATATGGAGCATCAATATTTTCTTTTAAAACAGCATCTAGAATTATGGTTTTCTTATCCATAGTAAACTCAAATTCTTCATCATCAACAAGTACAGTAACCGCGGTTTGGCCATCTGCTTGTACAGGCAATTCTTCTTTTATTTCCGTTGGTGTAAATAGCTCAAAATGGATTTTATCCTTATCTACTTCATTCTCAATTAAAGTATCTTGTACCAAACGAATCATCTCCTCTGGTCCACATAAATAGTATCCATCAAAATCAACATCCTTATGCTTATTTAATAATGCATAGTTTACAGTTGAGGTATCTATTCTACCAAATAAAGCCTTGTCTTCACGTGTTTGACTATTAGTGAAGTATACAAAAAACCGATTGGCATATTCTAGTTCAAGTTTTACCAAATCTGTATAGAACATAGTCTCTTCGTAAGATTTGTTACCGTAAACCAAAACGAATTTGTTTTTAGGGTTACTATCTAAAACAGACTTTACAATACTCATGATTGGTGTAATACCACTACCCGCGGCAAAAGCGGCAATATTCTGTACTTCTTTGGTTGTATTGAATACGAAACGACCTTCTGGTTCCATTACTTCTAATGTATCACCAACTTTTAATTCTGAGTTGGCGTAATTGGAGAACCCTCCATTATCTACTTTTTTAATGCCGATGGTGATGCCATCTTTTTCGGTAGATGAACTAATAGAGTATGCTCTTCTAAGTTCTTTACCCTTAATCTCTTTTTTAATGGTGATATACTGACCCGCCGTAAAGGTGAAAGTCTGTGCCAATTCTTTCGGAATTGAAAACGTAACGGCAACAGAGGTTGGCGTCAATTGCTTGATATGTTTTATCGTTAATGGGTGAAAATGCGACATATATTCGTTTCTTTAAATCGATTTACAAAATTAAGCATGCTTTTGCGATATCATATGACATTTGTCAAAAAAGTCTAACGGTCAATGGCTTTTACAGCGTTTTTCTCACATTAAATAATCCTTAATTTATCTTTTTTGAAAAAAAACATATGAAAATTGTCCCTAATTTGATTTCGGTTACGTCATGAGGTAAACAAAAAGAACTTAGAGCGAGTTCTATGTAAAAATTAAAACGATTAAATTATGAAAGATTTTATGATGATTTTCATTGGTGCAGATTACCAAGAATTAGGTTTATCGCCAGAGCAGTTGCAAGAACGTATGGGAAAATGGTTCGCTTGGAACGAAAAAATGCAAAAACAAGGTATCGTAAAAGCTGGTGATGCATTGGTGCCACATGTAAAAAGAGTATCTGGACCCAACCGTACCGTAACCGATGCCCCGTTGATTGAAGGTAAAGAATTAATTGGAGGATATTATATTGTACAAGCAGAGAATGCCGATGCCGTTGTAAAAATTGCAGAAGATTACCCAGATTACGATTTAGATGGCACCGTAGAAATTAGGGAAGTAATGGTATTTGACCAACAATAATATATGGAACATAAAGTAGTAGACCATCTTTTTAGACATCATTACGGGAAGATGGTCGCTATTTTAACCCGTTTTTTCGGCTTATCTCATATAGAAACTATTGAAGATGCGGTACAGGATACCTTTATAAAAGCAACTTCTCAATGGCGAACCCAAATTCCCGATAATCCAGAAGCTTGGCTGAACCGAGTTGCGAAGAACAGAACAATTGATATTCTAAGAAGCATACAAGCTGAAAAGAATAGAAATCTTGCCATTACCACAGGAGCTTCTACGTTACAGATTGATGAACTTTTTTTAGACCATGAAGTAGCCGATAGTCAATTACGAATGATTTTCGTTGCCTGCCACCCTACTTTGCATCCTAATGAACAAATTGCATTTGCGCTTAAAACAATTTCAGGTTTTAGCATTAAAGAAATAGCTGCGGCATTGTTGACCAAAGAAGAAACTATTTCTAAACGACTGACCCGGGCAAAGAAAACAATAATAGAAAGGGATATTCAGTTTCAATACCCAGATCCAGAAGCAATTCATAATCGCATGGAGCGGGTCATGAAAGTTATTTATTTGACGTTTAATGAAGGGTTTCATTCCACTAATAAAGAAAAATTAATTAAAGAAGATTTGTGTGGCGAAGCCATTCGACTTTGCCAACTTCTTTTGAAAAAAGAGCAGTTTAGAAGCGGAAGTTTGTATGCACTTTTTGCGTTACTATGTTTTCATATATCGCGACTGGAGAGTAAAATTTCGTCTGATAATCAATTGGTTAATTTGAAAAATCAAGACCGTACCAAATGGTATTTTCCACTGATAAAAATGGGAAATAGCGCAATGCACAAAGCCATGGATTACGATGATAGTTCGGTGTATCATTACGAAGCTGCTATAGCCTCTGAACATTTAAATGCAAAAACATTTAAAGATACCAACTGGAGAAAGATTTCTTATTGGTATGAACAGTTGTATACGTTTGAACCTAACATGTTTATATTGTTAAATCATGCAACAGTTTGTCTTCAACTAAACGATTTAGCGAAAACATATCAATTACTGAATTGCATTGAGGTAGCCGAACTTGGTCAAAGAGCATATCTATATTATGGTTGTTATGCGGAATATTATCTGAAAAAAGGTGAGAAAGATTTGGCAATCTCTTTTTTAGACAAAGCATTGCTGGAAACATCGAATAGGTTGGAGCGGGAGTTTTTGATGAAGAAGCGGGAAAAGCTGCTATAGCAGTGTCTTTCTCTTAATATTAATAAACGCAACTTATCGAGGTTTTCAACACTATGCAGTATTTTACTTACGTTATGTGCTGAAATTGGTACTTTAGTTCTAAATCAACAAACCTACTTAAACTTGAAAAAGTTCATTTCGATTGCCCTCATAGTTATTTCTACATATACATTACAAGCTCAAAAGGAGGCTGCTATTTGGTATTTTGGTAAAAATGCAGGTTTGGATTTTAATTCTGGAACTCCCGTAGCTTTAACAGATAGTGCTATGAATACTGAAGAAGGGTGTTCTACGGTATCAGATTCCAATGGTAATTTACTATTCTATACGGACGGATCTACGGTATGGGATAGAAACCATAATGTAATGCCAAATGGTACAGGTTTATTTGGTGATGTAAGTAGTACACAATCTTCAATCGTTGTACCCTTACCCGAATCACCTAATTTATTTTACATTTTCACTGTTTTTTCTAGCGCTATTTTACCAGGTTTAAACTTTTCTATTTTAGACATGAATTTAAATGGTGGGTTAGGTGATATTACATCGCAAAAGAACTTACCATTAGAATCGATTGTTTCTGAAAAATTAACCGCAGTATTGCATGAAAACGGTAGAGATATTTGGGTTCTTGCGCACCGCTGGGACAGTGATGCATATTTGGCATATTTAGTTACTCCGGCAGGTTTGAATCCTATTCCTGTAGAATCTAATGTAGGTGAACCCCACAGAAGGACTTTTCCAGATGGAGATTGGAATTATGCTGGCTATTTAAAAGCTTCGCCGGACGGAAGTAAATTGGCAGGTTGTATTCCAAAAATGGGACTTGTCGAACTTTTTGATTTTAATACAACAACTGGTGTTGTTAGTAACCCTTTAAAATTAGATGAAGATCTTTCCAAAAAGTATTATGGTGTTGAATTTTCTCCCAGTGGAAGATTTTTGTACGTAGTGGATAGTAGGCTCGGTCTTACGAGATACAGCAGATTGTACCAATACGATATAGAAGCACCCGATATACCCGGTTCACAAGTGCTGGTCCATGATAATGGAGGCAATTTGCTTGTAGCACTGACAAGCCTGCAATTGGGTATCGACGGTAAGATATATGCCTGTAACTTCAACAACCTGTACATAAGTTCTATAGAAAACCCTGAAGAAAAGGGTGTTGCATGTAATTTTATAGGTGAAAGTGTTTGGCTTGGCGGACAGCGTGGATCTGTTGGGTTACCACAGTTTATACAATCTTTTTTCCTTGTGAACTTAGAAGTAGAAAATCTTTGCTTTGGAGATACGACGGAATTCAAAGCAAATAGTACGAAGACAATAGATGCTATAAATTGGGATTTTGGAGATGGCAACACTTCAATTATAGAAGAACCAACCCATGATTATACAACACCAGGGGTTTATACGGTAATTGTAGAAGTTACTACAGGCGTGGATACTCAAGTTAGTACAAAAGAAATTACAATTGAAGAAACTCCTATTGCTGTTACCCAACCAAATATTGAGGTATGTGTTACGAAGGATAGCTATACTTTAGATTTGACCATGCTAAATAATGCAATTTTAGGGACTCAAAATCCATCAGATTTTACCGTCACCTATTTTTCATCACAAGCTGATGCAGATGCAAATAGTAATCCGTTAGCATTGAGTTATGACTTTCCACTAGGGAGTACGGCAGTTTATGCACGAGTATCTAATAATAGCAATATAGCTTGTTATGATACAACCCAGTTTATTGTCATTGCCCAGCAAGAACCAACATTGGGAACTATATCCGATTGGACCATTTGTGACGATGACCTTGACGGATTTTACACCTTTGACCTATCTGAAAAAGACATTGAGGTTTTTAATGGTCAAGATGAAACTATTTTTGATGTAAGTTATTTTGCTTCTCAAGCTGATGCCGATACTGGTTCTAATCCGTTACCTATCAACTATACCAACACCTTGTCCAGTGAAGAAATTTTTGTGAGACTGGAAAATAGTACTCATACCGATTGTTATAAAACGGATAGTTTTACAATAGAGGTCAGTCCCGGAGTTGTCGCAAATACCCCAAATAATTTAGAGGTCTGTGATGATAATAATGATGGTTTTGCAGCATTTTTGTTAAGCGATACAGAAGCGGAAATCATTGGAACACAAAGCTCAACTAGTTTACTAGTAACATACCATACCACTATGGTAGACGCTGAAAATGGCACTGATACACTTTCCGATAGCTTTACAAATACCATAAATAACAATCAAACAATATTCGTTAGAGTGCAAAATGCTACTGATGCGAGTTGTTATGCAACATCAAGTTTTGAATTGCAAGTTTTTGATTCACCAGAAATTCAGACAGTCACCGATTGGAGTATTTGTGACGACAATAATGATGGTGTAGCTGTTTTTGACCTTACCCAAAAGAATACAGAAATACTAGAAAACCAAAATACAACCGATTACACGGTTCGTTATTATGAGAGTATAGCAGATGCTAACTTGGCTCAAAATGAAATAATAGGGACATTTCAAAACACTGCTAATCCTCAGGCTATATACTACAGCATTGAAAGTTCTAGTAATGCAAATTGTATTGTTACCGATAGTTTTGATATTTCGGTTAATAATACTCCGTTTGCGCAGGCTCCATCACCAATAATTCTATGTGATGTCAATGAAACAGGTGTACAAACTATAGATTTGACCCAAAAAGATGAGGAGATTTTAGGTAATCAATCTGTTAACGATTTCAAGGTAACGTATTTCGCCTCTCAAGTTGATGCTGAAAACAACACAAATACTTTAGATTCATCGGCATATACTAATGTATTGAATCAAGAAACTATTTACGCTAGGGTTCAACCTACTAATCTAGATAATTGCTACGCCACGACATCCTTTGAAATTACTATCAACTTTCTACCACAACCTAATATAGAAGAACGTTATGTTATATGTCCAGATAGTCCTGCTTTAGTTATTGATGGAGGAGATTTTGAATCGTGGTCTTGGCAGAATACTGCAGGGGAAGAACTAAGTACTACTAGAAACTTCAACGTATTACAATTAGGAGAATACCAATTAACGGTAAGACAAACTACAAACGGGATACGTTGTGAAAATCCCCGATCGTTTGAAGTTTTATCGTCTGGGGCACCAGAAACTATGGAAGTTGAGGTTAACGGATTTTCAGACCAAATAGATATTACCATTAACGCAACAGGAACGGGACCTTTTGAATATTCGGTAGATGGTGAAAACTATCAATCTAGTAATGAATTTGTGGTCTTCCCTGGTGAGCATACGGTGTTTGTGAGAGATTTGTTAGAATGTAGAATTTTATCAGAAGATATCATTGCCATTGGTTATCAGCGATTTTTTACTCCCAATGGAGATGGAAATAATGAATTTTGGAACATTATTGGTGGAGAACTGTATCCTGAATCCCAATTGTTTATTTACGATAGGTACGGTAAACTTTTGAAACAGATTAATCCTAATTCAAAAGGGTGGGATGGAACTTTTAACGGAACCTCATTACCAGAATCAGATTATTGGTTTAAATATATATATTCTGAAAATCAAATAATTTCAGGTCATTTTGCTTTAAAGCGATAAAATGATTTCGGTCTATTTTAAGTAGTTTAGAAATATATTCTTGAATTATCTTGTAACAAACTCAAGATTTTTCTTACTTATATTTCAAATACTAAAACCAACCGAATGTTTAAACGTTTTTCTTCATTACAATGGAAATCCTTTTTTAGGTCCTCTAACCTTGGTAAAAGTCTAGGGATAAAAATAGTAATGGGCTTTTTTGGAGTTTACATGCTACTCTCACTCGCTGTTGCCGGTGGTGGAATGTACTTTATCTTAAAAGAAATATTCCCTGATCAAAGCCCCATGTGGACTATTAGCCAATATTTCATTTACTGGATTTTAATGGAATTATTCTTAAGGTATTTCATGCAGAAACTTCCTGTAATGGATATAAAACCATTTTTGACCACTCCTGTTAAGAAAAGCACTATTGCACATTATATATTAGGTAGATCAGCAGCATCTATCTATAATTTATTGACGATATTCTTTATAGTTCCGTTTGCAATAGTGTTACTATTTAATGGCTATCCCGTACTAAATGTTTTACTTTGGGTAGTTGGTATTATAGGTATGGTTCTGAGTATTAATTATGTCAACTTGCTTGTAAATAAGAATGATAAAGTTCTTATTGGAATTGGTAGTATTCTTGTCTTAGGGTACGGATTGGATTATTTCGGATTGTTCTCTATAAAAGAGTTTTTTGCTCCTGTTTTTCATGCGCTTTATGCATACCCAATTACGGTATTGATTCCTATTGCTTTGGCCGCTCTTATATATTATGTGAACTATAAGTTTTTGCGAGATAAGATTTATCTTGATGCCAAGCTTAAAACAAAGTCAGTTGAGGCAAATACCTCAGATATGTCTTGGACAAAGCGTTTTGGAGAAATGGGTTCTTTCTTACAACTTGACCTTAAAATGATTTGGCGTAATAAAAGAACG includes:
- a CDS encoding TIGR04282 family arsenosugar biosynthesis glycosyltransferase, which codes for MNSLGATAILVFANSAKEDLANKGIAQGEQLFNILTTATLRKAKNTGLPVFHFSDENQIGNNFGERFTNAIASVFEKGFTSVITIGNDTPHLKTQQLKHTAKQLAKGKSVIGPSIDGGFYLLGLQKSNFEISEFQNLPWQRFGLYHKITMWLQEESTALVKLPVLQDLDTEKDLKAILSFSKDLPTTLLLVIIALLRINRSLYYTNQHFFSLFLNSFLYNKGSPLVSFI
- a CDS encoding Do family serine endopeptidase, which produces MKSNTNTRSAWKVYFFSAVIALVVSYGVIQFNKQNESDKETSGVTVVESVPGAQALYTKDNEGNIKPLDFTETSEKVLDAVVHIKSTQTGSTSQRQGARELPDPFKEFFGDMFKGQSPNGGQSRPRVGTGSGVIINDKGYIVTNNHVIDNADEVEVTLYNNQSYKATVIGTDPTTDLALLQIKADNLKTMSLVNSDDVEVGEWVLAVGNPLGLNSTVTAGIVSAKARSIHINTDKFAVESFIQTDAAINPGNSGGALVNLDGNLVGINTAIASTTGTYTGYGFAVPSNIVTKVVEDLLKFGNVQRGMLGVSIRTMDSNLAKEKDVDFTKGVWVEQVGEDSGADLAGMESGDIIVSVNGKETATSPRLQEIIAGKRPGDKVAIIVNRNGKEKELEVELHNSQGGTDFIKKEKKEVFNLLGADFENVDKQLAKKLDIDGGVQVSKLYPGKIKSETQMRAGFIITHIDGKRVDDIDDVAAILENKKGGVMLEGVYEDGTKNYYAFGLDS
- a CDS encoding patatin-like phospholipase family protein codes for the protein MQIGSKSIGLVLSGGGIRGMAHIGVIKAMQEFGIEAKVVSGSSIGALVGALYAADKPVVDMLKFFKETPLFKYNYFAVAKPGLLNSESYIASFKQYFPDDSFEALNRELHVVATNLQKGEELFIDKGELIKPLLASAALPPVFSPVEYKGELYADGGIMNNFPSEAVLPKVDYVIGSNVSVVSQLEKKHLNNSFQLTGRVTGLMIYAINRQKINNCHLVLESKELEHIGLLDRRGIEKAYAIGYEAAVKKFEEVFTK
- a CDS encoding SLC13 family permease; this encodes MSIEIIGVFIIIAAVIILFAFEVFPMDKIAFCIIAALLLTGLVSPEEAVSGFSNKAVITILCLMILAIGLEENGAISYLAKGLKVLKNWPVVLAMVAIMLIAGSISTFVSSTAVVIVFIKIVAELREKYQLPPGKLLLPISFASILGGSCTLMGTSTNLLVSNIATRYTGEKLGFFEFSFLGGTFLIISIGIIAIFYRFLPKDNGELSDNYDLDRYLLTLTIEQDSPLVEKPIGESFMYKEADITVLRLSRYGYDQNLDNHDLLIKPNDVILLHCSLENLQKMRGEGYFDVDLAEKDHFTSTKTTQIKKVASSKKADEESKDDKDENLLLELLLLPGSRFLGRNLPELKTILIPRAIPLGINKRKKLRILQNRLHQSNHEFTKLHVGDRLLIQTKPEYVSNFENSNNLAVLNQYEGRTPSTPFKRNLSILILIATIAMAATGIFEVMTSVITGTLAMLLFKCVELNRIYEKINWQIIFLLAGMIPLGIAMSNAKADTWITEELLALMAGQQPIFIIGLLFLTTMILSSVVSNNATAIIMAPIGISLASGLSLDPKPFILCVMFAANFSFFTPLGYQTNALIYSMGIYKFKHFLVIGGVISVVLWIVGTLLLSAML
- a CDS encoding ferredoxin--NADP reductase, encoding MSHFHPLTIKHIKQLTPTSVAVTFSIPKELAQTFTFTAGQYITIKKEIKGKELRRAYSISSSTEKDGITIGIKKVDNGGFSNYANSELKVGDTLEVMEPEGRFVFNTTKEVQNIAAFAAGSGITPIMSIVKSVLDSNPKNKFVLVYGNKSYEETMFYTDLVKLELEYANRFFVYFTNSQTREDKALFGRIDTSTVNYALLNKHKDVDFDGYYLCGPEEMIRLVQDTLIENEVDKDKIHFELFTPTEIKEELPVQADGQTAVTVLVDDEEFEFTMDKKTIILDAVLKENIDAPYSCQGGVCSSCIAKVTEGKAEMVMNQILTDKEIADGFILTCQAHATTPTIKVDFDDV
- a CDS encoding YciI family protein, producing MKDFMMIFIGADYQELGLSPEQLQERMGKWFAWNEKMQKQGIVKAGDALVPHVKRVSGPNRTVTDAPLIEGKELIGGYYIVQAENADAVVKIAEDYPDYDLDGTVEIREVMVFDQQ